A single Candidatus Amarolinea dominans DNA region contains:
- a CDS encoding cytochrome P450 yields MSKAICSTSSAGWRATASSRARGHLWQRQRRLMLPAFHRRRIAGFGEIMTGRTLDMLAQWEQRADPGQPLDVAEELTGLTMAIISETMFGVRLPADSPAAQLRRRAVSQAIGVILADVNFRFQVPFYPSLRWPTPRNRRALAAMRTVDDVVLGIVGQRRRSGEERDDLLGMLMEARDEGTGQAMSDKQLRDEVVTIFLAGHETTAVLLTWVFYLLSQHPDVETRLHAELTEVLGGRTPGVADVPNLHTARMVIDETLRLYPPAWITNRQAVAADDVCGYHIPAGAVVGISPYVMHHLPAYWPDPERFDPQRFAPDAAHERPRFAYMPFGGGPHQCIGNSFALMEATLILASVAQRYRLRLPTGAVVTPQPKATLRTAGGLPMLLDVGDEKQGDCQNTSTNGPKNTSLAGLPLPGLHRSLPAQPARSS; encoded by the coding sequence ATGTCAAAGGCGATCTGTTCGACATCATCCGCCGGGTGGCGGGCGACGGCCTCTTCACGAGCGAGGGGGCACCTGTGGCAGCGCCAGCGACGGCTCATGCTGCCGGCCTTTCACCGCCGCCGCATCGCCGGCTTTGGCGAGATCATGACCGGCCGCACGCTGGACATGCTGGCGCAGTGGGAACAACGCGCCGATCCAGGCCAGCCGCTCGACGTCGCCGAGGAGCTGACCGGCCTGACCATGGCCATCATCAGCGAGACCATGTTCGGCGTCCGCTTGCCGGCTGACAGCCCGGCGGCGCAGCTGCGCCGCCGGGCTGTCAGCCAGGCCATCGGTGTGATTCTGGCCGACGTCAACTTTCGCTTCCAGGTGCCCTTCTACCCCTCCCTGCGCTGGCCCACCCCGCGCAACCGGCGGGCGCTGGCCGCCATGCGCACCGTGGACGACGTGGTGCTAGGCATCGTCGGGCAGCGGCGCCGCAGCGGCGAGGAGCGAGACGATCTGCTGGGCATGCTGATGGAGGCGCGTGATGAAGGAACAGGGCAGGCTATGAGCGACAAGCAGTTGCGCGACGAGGTGGTCACCATCTTCCTGGCCGGCCATGAGACCACCGCGGTGCTATTGACCTGGGTGTTTTACCTGTTATCCCAGCACCCCGACGTGGAGACCAGACTGCATGCCGAGTTGACCGAGGTATTAGGCGGCCGCACACCTGGCGTGGCCGATGTGCCAAACCTGCACACCGCCCGTATGGTGATTGACGAGACGCTGCGGCTCTACCCGCCGGCCTGGATCACCAATCGGCAAGCTGTGGCCGCGGACGACGTCTGCGGTTACCACATTCCGGCCGGCGCCGTCGTAGGCATCAGCCCGTATGTCATGCACCACTTACCGGCCTACTGGCCCGATCCAGAGCGCTTCGACCCGCAGCGCTTTGCGCCCGATGCGGCGCACGAGCGACCGCGCTTTGCGTACATGCCCTTCGGCGGCGGCCCGCACCAGTGCATCGGCAACAGCTTTGCGCTGATGGAAGCGACGCTGATCCTGGCCAGCGTGGCCCAGCGCTACCGCCTGCGCCTGCCAACCGGCGCGGTGGTGACGCCCCAACCGAAAGCGACCCTGCGGACAGCCGGCGGCCTACCGATGCTGTTGGACGTGGGGGATGAGAAACAGGGAGATTGTCAGAACACCAGCACAAATGGACCGAAAAATACATCGCTGGCTGGGCTCCCTTTGCCTGGCCTTCATCGATCATTGCCGGCACAGCCAGCGCGTTCGAGTTAG
- a CDS encoding type II toxin-antitoxin system PemK/MazF family toxin — MPYRRGDIIAVPYEYSDLTGGKVRPALIVSSDSYNLARPVVVAAGITSQIGNVGPYDHVLADWAAAGLRYPSLVRGRLLTIEQTLIRRSVGRLSYRDWEKVEDRLVSFLLSDQGAIRFLLNHVTLSSLPGALVQALGEKSIHAGLHLASRDDRAIDLARWRSLLSPQ; from the coding sequence ATGCCATATCGTCGTGGTGACATCATTGCCGTGCCCTATGAGTACAGCGATCTGACGGGCGGCAAGGTGCGACCTGCGTTGATCGTGAGTAGTGATTCCTACAATCTGGCCCGACCAGTCGTGGTTGCTGCCGGAATCACCTCGCAGATAGGCAACGTGGGACCGTACGATCATGTCTTGGCGGATTGGGCGGCGGCAGGACTTCGCTATCCATCGCTGGTGCGCGGACGGTTGCTGACCATCGAGCAAACGCTGATTCGGCGTTCGGTGGGACGGTTGAGCTATCGGGATTGGGAAAAGGTTGAGGATAGGCTGGTATCTTTCCTCTTGAGCGATCAGGGTGCTATTCGCTTCCTGCTGAACCACGTTACGCTGTCATCCTTGCCCGGAGCGCTGGTGCAAGCGTTAGGCGAGAAATCAATCCACGCGGGCCTGCACCTGGCCAGCCGCGACGATCGAGCTATCGATCTTGCTCGTTGGCGTTCTCTCCTCTCACCACAGTAG